The Onthophagus taurus isolate NC chromosome 2, IU_Otau_3.0, whole genome shotgun sequence genome includes a window with the following:
- the LOC111417435 gene encoding DNA-directed RNA polymerases I, II, and III subunit RPABC4 → MSEPSSSKDSATKVPMVYICGECHNDNEMRPRDPIRCRECGYRIMYKKRTKRLIVFDAR, encoded by the exons atgTCTGAGCCATCATCCAGTAAAGATTCTGCGACAAAAGTACCCATGGTTTACATTTGTGGAG AGTGTCATAATGATAATGAAATGAGACCGAGGGATCCTATACGTTGTAGAGAATGTGGTTATCGTATCATGTATAAGAAGAGAACAAAGAGAT TAATCGTTTTTGATGCTCGATAA